A portion of the Callithrix jacchus isolate 240 chromosome 13, calJac240_pri, whole genome shotgun sequence genome contains these proteins:
- the LOC144578891 gene encoding uncharacterized protein LOC144578891 has product MASNCSTRRRSQLCSPPRPVKAFVRWGQSWSRPMGTEWSLETRICTAPWPKEAAEPPCVLRPPSQALYHLTASAAQHSSGRRVVFPGPPKGVASRQLSWGSVEAGHAWAGRPSGQQGPGWGAGWEKPPPPSITKGAWGTEVHHGFKA; this is encoded by the coding sequence ATGGCCAGTAACTGTTCCACCCGTCGTCGTTCGCAACTTTGCTCACCTCCCAGGCCTGTTAAGGCCTTTGTCCGTTGGGGGCAGAGTTGGTCTCGCCCAATGGGGACAGAGTGGTCACTGGAGACCCGGATCTGCACGGCTCCGTGGCCTAAAGAGGCAGCCGAACCTCCCTGCGTCCTTAGGCCGCCTTCCCAAGCCCTCTACCACCTAACGGCCTCCGCTGCGCAGCATTCGAGCGGCCGCCGTGTTGTGTTTCCTGGTCCTCCCAAAGGCGTTGCATCCCGGCAGCTCAGCTGGGGCTCTGTCGAGGCCGGGCACGCTTGGGCTGGGAGACCCAGTGGCCAGCagggtccaggctggggtgctggCTGGGAGAAGCCACCGCCGCCATCAATCACCAAAGGGGCGTGGGGTACAGAGGTTCACCACGGCTTCAAGGCCTGA